GTAGAAGGGCGGCCAATCTCTTTTTCCTCCAAATCTCTTACCAAGGTAGCTTCCGTATAACGTGCAGGTGGTTGTGAAAAACGCTCTCTGGCTACCATTTTTTCTAATGGCAAAGGTTGGTTAATGGATAAAGGAGGTAACATTTTTTTATTTTCTTCCTCTGTTTCATTTTCTTCTTCTTTATCCGTTGCGTAAACCTTTAGGAACCCTTCGAATTGTAGCACTTCCCCCGTCGCTATAAGGCATTGATCCGTGGTAGAAATTTGAATGGTTGCAATGGTTTTTTCTATTTGTGCATCGGCCATTTGGGAAGCCATTGCTCTACGCCAAATGAGTGTATACAAGCGCTGTTCATCCCGGTGGTTGCTGGCAACCTTTACTGAAAAATCGGTAGGCCGTATGGCTTCATGTGCTTCCTGTGCGGTGGATGATTGGGTGGTATAGGTTCTGGTATGAGCGTAGACGGCGCCATAAGATTCCGTTACTTCATGGGAAATTTGTTGTAAAGCATGTTCAGAAAGATTTACAGAATCTGTACGCATGTAAGAGATTTTCCCAGTTTCATAGAGTTTTTGCGCCAATTGCATGGTACGGTTTACGGTATAGCCCAATTTTCTACTGGCCTCCTGTTGCAAACTAGCTGTGATAAAAGGGGGGGAGGGAGAGCGTTTTGATGCTTTTTTATTCAATGATTTAATAGAAAAAAGAGCCTGCTGGCATTTATTTAAAAATGCCCAAGCAGCTTCTTCTGTTTTAAATTTTTCGGAGCCTTCTGCTTTAAGCAGCTGTCCGGTTAGTAAAATAAAAAAAGCAGATATGGCAAAATTTGCCGTTGCAACAAAAGCATTAATAGCCCTTTCCCGCTCTACTACCATTCTTACTGCAGCAGACTGTACGCGACCAGCAGAAAGGCCTGGTTTGATTTTTTTCCATAGCAAAGGGGATAAATCAAACCCAACCAGCCTATCTAAGACACGTCTGGCTTGTTGGGAATTTACCAAATCTAGATCTATCGCACGTGGCTGCTTAAGGGCATTGGTAATGGCAACTTGGGTTATTTCTCTAAATACAATGCGTTGCACTTGGGTATCTGTTAGCTCAAGTGCTTCCTTAAGATGCCAAGAAATAGATTCCCCTTCTCGGTCGTCATCACTTGCTAGATAGATAAAAGCGGAATCTTTGGATAGCTTTTTAAGATAGCGTACGACCCCTTCTTTTCCAGGGCTGATTTCATAAATAGGTAAAAAGCCTTCCTCAATTTTTATGGCATGGTTTCCCTTAATAAGATCTCTAATATGGCCATTAGAAGAAGCTACTTGGTAATTATTCCCTAAGTAACGCTCGATAGTTTTTGCTTTTACAGGTGACTCAACGATAACTAAATTTTTCCCCATTGTATATAAAAATATAGATAGAAACTACTAAAACTAAACTAATATAAAAGATCTTTTTTATTTTAAATAGAGTTATAATAGTATGTCCGTTTGCAATCGGCGTATAACGCCTACTGTAAGTGCAGCAGGCTTCCCTGATTTGGCGAAGTAGGTTAAAATATGTAAATTGACGGTCAGGTAATTATAAATAAGTTAGTAACATAATAATTTTTGTTGGTGATGTAGCTCAGCCTGGTAGAGCATCGGACTGAAAATCCGTGTGTCGGAGGTTCAAATCCTCTCATCACCACCTTACCGTGCCACACCATTATCATACTAAGGACAAGGATGTTAAAACGCTTTATTTCTAAGATTTTTACTTCAGCTAAGGAAAAAAGAATCCACTGCTATAAACAAAAAGTAAAAGAAATTAATAAATTTTGTGAAAGCTTACATTCCCTTTCTCATGATCAATTACGTGAAGAGGTAATCAAAATTCGTCAAACCATAAAGGGGCGTTTGCATCCTATTGAGTCTGCTATGGTTTGTGTACAGCAAGCTATAGCAGCGGAGGAGCAGCTAACGGATCTTTCTACCTTGGTTCATCAGCAGGAAGACCAATATAAGCAGCTAGAAAGCCTACAAAAGGAGCATAAGTTAGCCTTAGCGGAGGTATTAGATCAGGTATTGATAGCTGTATTTGCCTTAGTCAAAGAGACGGCACGTCGTTTTAGGGATAACGAACAATTAAGGGTGATAGCTACTGATTTTGATCGGGCAGTAGCTGCCAGCAAGTCATATCCCCTTATAAAGGGTGCGCACGCTATTTGGAAAAATCGATGGGACGTTACGGGTCATCAGCTGGTTTGGGAAATGGTGCACTATGATGTTCAGCTCATAGGCGGGATGGTTTTACATGAAGGGGCAATAGCTGAAATGGCTACGGGTGAAGGAAAGACGTTTATTACTACGCTAGCTGCCTTCTTAAATGCGTTGAGTGGGAAGGGAGTTCATGTGGTTACTGTCAATGACTACCTAGCTAAGCGAGATGCAGAGTGGATAGCACCTATTTTTGAATTCCATGGATTAACGGTTGCCTGTATAGA
Above is a window of Candidatus Cardinium hertigii DNA encoding:
- the topA gene encoding type I DNA topoisomerase, with the translated sequence MGKNLVIVESPVKAKTIERYLGNNYQVASSNGHIRDLIKGNHAIKIEEGFLPIYEISPGKEGVVRYLKKLSKDSAFIYLASDDDREGESISWHLKEALELTDTQVQRIVFREITQVAITNALKQPRAIDLDLVNSQQARRVLDRLVGFDLSPLLWKKIKPGLSAGRVQSAAVRMVVERERAINAFVATANFAISAFFILLTGQLLKAEGSEKFKTEEAAWAFLNKCQQALFSIKSLNKKASKRSPSPPFITASLQQEASRKLGYTVNRTMQLAQKLYETGKISYMRTDSVNLSEHALQQISHEVTESYGAVYAHTRTYTTQSSTAQEAHEAIRPTDFSVKVASNHRDEQRLYTLIWRRAMASQMADAQIEKTIATIQISTTDQCLIATGEVLQFEGFLKVYATDKEEENETEEENKKMLPPLSINQPLPLEKMVARERFSQPPARYTEATLVRDLEEKEIGRPSTYAPIISTIQKRGYITLASREGIPRNYKLLTLQNNHIKSETLTEIVRAEKQKLFPTDIAAVVNDFLVKHFSDITDYNFTAEIEKELDKIAQGTKRWNQMLAEFYGTFSLKVQATANIDRSTVNYSRDLGKDPNTNASVIVRLGKYGPLVQLGSEADGKEEKIRFAGLRPNQRMESITLEEALGLFKFPKTVGLLEDLPLWVNIGRFGPYIKHGELFYALDKNDDPLLLEEERAIEIIQAKRQKEKEKLLKVFPENPEIQILNGRWGAYIKSKEKNVRIPKTIEDPKLLSLEDCLTLIEASKAKKI